From the Chlamydia ibidis 10-1398/6 genome, the window AAAAGAACAGTAGGAACATAGGTGCCATTTTCCGATGTTCTGACTACAGTACCTAAATCTTGGTTTCCTTCATGATGGTTCCCATCCTTATCGTACACGGTATCTAGGTGTTGACGAACATTGACCAGAATATTCTGCAATGACATGTTTGACATTCCAGAAACGTTGAATCCTCCCATAGTGGGAAGAGGACCTGGTGGCGGTGGTGGTATGGACATATCATCTTCACCGGGACCTTCATCAACTATTTCTTGCGTAGGTTCTTCAATTGTAGATGATGTATCTACGGCATCTGTTTCATCAAAGCCTGTCTCTTGGACATCTCCTCCGACTTCGTTATTTTCGTTGCCTGTTTCAGTTTTTCCAAGAGTTGTTGTTGTTGTTGTTTTTCCTCCTTCAACATGAACTTCTGTTTTAATTCCTCCCAAGTTAACGTTGATAGTTGGGATTGGATAGTGGCCAAACGGAGGCATTGTAGGTTGTTGTTGGACAGTTTCTCTAGCAAACGAGGTTCCTTCTTCTGGTTTAGAAAAGTTATTCCAATTGATTCCTTTTAGAGGGCCAACGTCTCCCCAGATAGCTCCTGAGTCTACTTTTGTTCCTCTACGCCATACAGAAGGAGTATAGTTGTTACTGGATTCTTTTGAGTTCCAAGGACCATAGAGCACGGTTGTTTTAAACTTCATACTCATAAGTAAGTGGCTATAATTTCCGGTTTCTCCAGTCTGTCCCGCAATCCTAGGCTGTATGTTATTTTCCCAGTCAGATTGCATAGTTTCGTATCCCACGCAAAACTTAGCAATGCACATTTCTAGATCTTTAACATCAGTAATAGGTTCTTTAGTTCTTCCATTAGTCACTGCTATAGATTCTGCTGTACTCCAGTCGCCATTCCTTACAAAGATGAAACTCCCTCTAGCCTCATCCATAAAGACGATATGACCAGCTTTCGTTTGTAATTTTGCTTGCACAGAAGGATTTTTTAAGAACTCAATGATTGAAGCTTTGCTGGTAGGATCATAAGTTGGAAGTTTCATGTCAGGGAGACCACCTGGGCCATCTGGTCGTTCTACTCCGTCAGGAGCTTCTGTGCCGCGTAATCCGCTTAATGAGCCTAAGTTAGCAGATGCTTGACTACTTGATGCTTGTTCTGTATCTGTAGTGTGTGTGCTTCTAGTAGATGAATCAGTGGATGAGGATGAGGTTGTACTAGAACTACTTGATGTACTATCTGTTCTTGTCCTCCCTAGAATAACATGCGCTCCCACGGCATTGGCAGACGTTGCCGTTCTACCAACATTTCCTCCTTGTGGAGCCTGCTGAGTTACTACGGTTTCTGGTGAGAATGCAACTGCTTGAGCATCGCTTTCAGCTTGAGATATCACAGTTTCGGCAGCAGAATTTACAGATGTCGACGTAGATACAGTAGTTCCTGTTGAGGTAGTGCTTACGGTATGGTCGCCAAATGTGACTTGGGTAGTTGTTTGCGGAGTACTAGTGTCTGGAGTTGTAATACTAGTTATCTGCTGACCATTAATAGGAGTAGGGGTATTCATAGTTTAAGAGAGATCAAAAACTTTATTTATTTAATTAGATTTTAAAATAATTTTTTTATAAATCTCTCCGATTTTATTTATAAATATATTTAGGTTTTTCGTTAATTATTGTTACTAAGCTGTTAGTAGAAACTATTTGTATCGAAAAAATAGAAAGTTTGCGTGGAAATTAACGTTCGAGAAAGTTAACGTTTCTTTAAGAATGTGAGAAATTAAGAGGTCTTAAGCATGTCTGCAGTGGAAGTTTTCGGTGGTTGTGTATTGGAGGGGGCAGTACGTATCTCTGGTGCTAAGAACTCTATAACTAAACTGCTTGTTGCTTCTTTACTTTCTGATCGTAAATGTATCTTACGTAATGTTCCTGATATTGGTGATGTACGGTTGACTGTAGATCTATGTAAGTCTTTAGGGTCGATTGTGCATTGGGATAAAGATGCAGAGGTTATAGAGATTCATACTCCTAAGATATCCATATCAGAAGTACCTGCGCAATTTTCACATGTCAATAGAATTCCTATACTACTACTCGGTGCACTACTATCTCGTTGTCCTGATGGTGTGTGTGTCCCTTTTGTTGGAGGGGATGCTATTGGTGCGAGGGCCTTGAACTTTCATTTAGAAGGTTTAAAACAGTTAGGAGCACACGTTACCTACAGTAGTAAGGGTTATAGGGCATCTGCTCCTTATGGCTTAGTAGGAGCTTATATCACTCTGCCTTATCCCTCAGTAGGAGCAACTGAGAACCTTATATTAGCTGCAGTGGGAGCAGAAGGTAGAACAATTATAAAAAATGCCGCACTAGAAGTTGAGATTTTGGATCTTATCCTTTTTTTACAAAAATCTGGTGCTGCAATAACTACGGATAATGATAGGACTATAGAAATTTTTGGTTGTACAGATTTTTATGACGTTGATCATAGTGTGATTCCTGATAAAATAGAGGCCGCTTCTTTTGCTATGGCAGGAGTACTCACGGGAGGTAGAGTATTCGTTGAGAATGCCGAGCAGGAATTAATGATTCCTTTTTTAAAGATCTTACGATCTATAGGTGGTGGATTTAGGGTTATTAACAATGGTATAGAATTTTTCCGAGAATCTCCTTTAAAAGGTGGAGTAGTATTGGAAACAGATGTTCATCCAGGATTCCTGACTGACTGGCAACAACCATTTTCTGTGCTATTATCTCAAGCGGAAGGTTCCTCTGTTATTCACGAAACTGTTCATGAGAACCGTCTGGGGTATCTACGTGGGTTGCAGAAGATGGGAGCAAAATGTGAACTATTTTATCAGTGTCTTAGCTCAAAGTCATGTAGATACACTACAGGAAATTTTCCTCATAGTGCAATCATCCATGGCGCGACTCCTTTGAAATCTACACATCTGGTTATTCCGGATTTGAGGGCAGGTTTTGCGTATGTGATGGCAGCATTGGTTGCCGAGGGTGGCCCAACACTCATTGAAAATACGCAGCTTTTAGATAGAGGTTACTATAACTGGGTAGGGAAATTAGAAAACTTAGGGGCTAAGATTCACATCCTCTCTTCTGAAGTCGTGGTTTCTTAAAATTTAGGCAATACTATGATATTGCCTAAACTACAAACGATTTAACAATTTCAGACCTAGTAATTGCATGCCCTCTGCTAGTACTTTTTCTGTTAGTGCGCATAAGTAGAGGCGTGCTAATTTACGCGGAGAGTTTTCAATATGGCAATCACGAAAGAAAGCATTGAATTTATTAGTCAGGGTATAGAGATAGTCGGTTAGGAAATGAGGACAAAGTTCTTTGATCGTGGTGTCTAATGCTTCAGGAAAGCGTAAAAGCGTTAAAGCTAAAGATTCTTCTGCCGGATCCTCTATAGACGGTGTTCCTTTGAGCTGTAAATCAGAGAGGTGCAATCGTCGCTTGATTCCTTGTATGCGTACATAGGCGTATAGAAGGAACATCGCTGTATTCCCTTCGAATTTCAGCATTTTTTCGAACGAAAAAACATAATCGCTCACTCGATGAGAAGATAGGTCTGCATATTTTACAGCATTGATACCGATGATAGGTGCACGTTCTGAGATTTCTTCTTCAGTAATATCAGGGCGATGTTTTTTTAGTGCATTTTTAGCTTGTTCTACGGCACTATCTAAAAGCTCTTTCAGTTTAATATTTTCCCCAGATCTTGTTTTAAATTTTTTTCCTTGTGCATCTAAAACTAAGCCAAAACCTACATGAGAGAATATTCCAGAATGAGGCAAATAACCAGCTGCTAGCGCTGTTGCTTCCACCATTCGGAAGTGTAAGGATTGCCCCATATCTGTCACAATGATAATCCTATCGGCATGGTCGTGATTAACACGATACCGCATAGCAGCGAGATCTGTGGTAGCATAGTTGTAACCACCATCACTTTTTTGCACGATGAGAGGAACTGTGAAAGAATCATGAAAGACACATTTAGCATCGTCAGAAATGGTAATAAGGTCTTTAGATTCTAGATCTTTGATTACATCAGCAAGAAATGGGTTATAAAAAGACTCCCCACGTTTTTCTAAAGAAATATCCAGAATTTGATAAATTTTTTGGAAAGCACGTTCTGATACTGAACAGATATGTTGCCATATTTTCAAGGATTCTGGATCTCCAGATTGTAGGGAGACTACGCGATCTTGGGATCGCTTTTTAAATACCGGATCGTCCGAAAAACGTGCATGTGCTTTTTTGTAGAGTTCAGTCAAATCCTCAAGATTTTCGATGTTTTTTTCATCTTCATCTTCAAGATAGGTAATCAACATGCCAAAAGCAGTTCCCCAATCACCAATATGGTTTAGACGTAACACATGATGTCCAATATATGAGAAAATAC encodes:
- the argS gene encoding arginine--tRNA ligase, with product MFTLRSLLCSIFSTAIRSAFPQLEEVSPDITQSTKELFGHYQCNDAMKLAKILKMAPRTVAESIVSYLPADMFSSVEIAGPGFINLTFSKRFLTETLENFSEQLYRGFRVANPQKIIIDFSSPNIAKEMHVGHLRSTIIGDCLARIFSYIGHHVLRLNHIGDWGTAFGMLITYLEDEDEKNIENLEDLTELYKKAHARFSDDPVFKKRSQDRVVSLQSGDPESLKIWQHICSVSERAFQKIYQILDISLEKRGESFYNPFLADVIKDLESKDLITISDDAKCVFHDSFTVPLIVQKSDGGYNYATTDLAAMRYRVNHDHADRIIIVTDMGQSLHFRMVEATALAAGYLPHSGIFSHVGFGLVLDAQGKKFKTRSGENIKLKELLDSAVEQAKNALKKHRPDITEEEISERAPIIGINAVKYADLSSHRVSDYVFSFEKMLKFEGNTAMFLLYAYVRIQGIKRRLHLSDLQLKGTPSIEDPAEESLALTLLRFPEALDTTIKELCPHFLTDYLYTLTNKFNAFFRDCHIENSPRKLARLYLCALTEKVLAEGMQLLGLKLLNRL
- the tarP gene encoding type III secretion system actin-recruiting effector Tarp gives rise to the protein MNTPTPINGQQITSITTPDTSTPQTTTQVTFGDHTVSTTSTGTTVSTSTSVNSAAETVISQAESDAQAVAFSPETVVTQQAPQGGNVGRTATSANAVGAHVILGRTRTDSTSSSSSTTSSSSTDSSTRSTHTTDTEQASSSQASANLGSLSGLRGTEAPDGVERPDGPGGLPDMKLPTYDPTSKASIIEFLKNPSVQAKLQTKAGHIVFMDEARGSFIFVRNGDWSTAESIAVTNGRTKEPITDVKDLEMCIAKFCVGYETMQSDWENNIQPRIAGQTGETGNYSHLLMSMKFKTTVLYGPWNSKESSNNYTPSVWRRGTKVDSGAIWGDVGPLKGINWNNFSKPEEGTSFARETVQQQPTMPPFGHYPIPTINVNLGGIKTEVHVEGGKTTTTTTLGKTETGNENNEVGGDVQETGFDETDAVDTSSTIEEPTQEIVDEGPGEDDMSIPPPPPGPLPTMGGFNVSGMSNMSLQNILVNVRQHLDTVYDKDGNHHEGNQDLGTVVRTSENGTYVPTVLLNKNEGGDNGADSKTTNENGNDGNELINILNKVRTHLNVVYPENNGGEPVEVNQNLGKVIKDVESGKEPTPTVVTGKHQKIDSSEKTEGNRGTRETSQNRQSQGTEQEAELTHILGHVRAHLNVVYPESNGGEPIPVNQTLGKVIKDVESGKTPDPTKPETLFHARYVILDDDGNETTGSQNNAIGRERTTTTAGTSRIIVGQQGEGGERLEELLPQLRKHLDTAFDKQGNLIQPNKTNVGKLIQQFQERTGSGGIIATMPMQATVVTSRVQTQQSSITDVPQRNKETATLDTKTSLHEAARDVANSMSDLLSAATPATAAQEVRTAAPVTQMATSSPVKGTRQTATIEQRSNIYEAAQQVTSALSAVATKIKMFEQGTRNLDEAISAADSGGGKTEGQKLFDAAKQVTKNLSNVLDRAQGNRKTPPPPPPRTSSLPPHLR
- the murA gene encoding UDP-N-acetylglucosamine 1-carboxyvinyltransferase; this encodes MSAVEVFGGCVLEGAVRISGAKNSITKLLVASLLSDRKCILRNVPDIGDVRLTVDLCKSLGSIVHWDKDAEVIEIHTPKISISEVPAQFSHVNRIPILLLGALLSRCPDGVCVPFVGGDAIGARALNFHLEGLKQLGAHVTYSSKGYRASAPYGLVGAYITLPYPSVGATENLILAAVGAEGRTIIKNAALEVEILDLILFLQKSGAAITTDNDRTIEIFGCTDFYDVDHSVIPDKIEAASFAMAGVLTGGRVFVENAEQELMIPFLKILRSIGGGFRVINNGIEFFRESPLKGGVVLETDVHPGFLTDWQQPFSVLLSQAEGSSVIHETVHENRLGYLRGLQKMGAKCELFYQCLSSKSCRYTTGNFPHSAIIHGATPLKSTHLVIPDLRAGFAYVMAALVAEGGPTLIENTQLLDRGYYNWVGKLENLGAKIHILSSEVVVS